TTGCCGATTAATCTGCCTTTTCTGTTCTATTCATTGTTCATTAAACTGTTGCCTTGCCACCTACTTGCCATGCAATGATGCAAATTcattccaaaattaaattatttttgccaCTAGATTAtcataagtgctaaaagtaacattttaatctcatttttaatatgtttttgagTGATTATTctatgttaattgtgaattttatgctcctggttctttaaattcatgtttttatacttaggatAGCATTTGGAAACAAAAAGAGCTAAAAATTAACGAGTGAAAACCGATTATACtgtgttttgaattttttttatttgcaagcataaactaattttctaaatacctagggagatgtACCCTGTGATGGATTCTttcgtttgatttttattttgcgcaataaatatttagtttcttattctcaattatgtgtatTCAATTCTTAATTTGatgtttctaataaaatatttagtttcttattctcaattatgtgtatttaattcttgatttgatgtttctagattattaataaatgtttgatgtgcttaaatcagaggaggaacAGACCCTGTTTAAGAATAGATCTTGCGTAATTGAGTGGAACTGTATGCAATcatagaaataggatgacataaatctatcatattagagtcaaatttaataggggaatccataaatcaagttaatgcaataatagaggttttaattagtcagttgctcttactctcgaaaaagatattagcataaatttagggatttctacggatcaagatactatgtaaagaaattgtgtaatttagattgataatgacagatgaaatcttGGTAAATTCTTTACTAGGTATTCTTtagcttcttggttgttaatcagTTATTTTCCTGTTTTGTTATTTGTCGTGTTCgttagttaatttatttatttatttaattttagtttttaatcaatcactcgaatttatcgattaaataatagaaatacgATAATTACTAACACTTTTAGTCTTCATGGGAAtgatatctttgctcaccataactatactattaattgatagatgCACTTgtcttagtcaaatttttagttagtttcgtGGACATCAACTGTCCAAGTTTGCTCCATATAAATTGTTAGAGGTAGTTTTGAGGAGTGCCTTGAGCAGTATCACAAGCCATGCATATTGGTGTCTGGCATTGTTCAACCTTATAATTTGTCATATATGGAGTTggcaattttttataataaaatcgTTGATATTTGCTAATACTTTGGATGCGTGTAAGCTCATCCATGATTTTCAAACACTACTATGGGAACATATTTTGAAGATTGGTTTAGATTTGGCTTGTAATCACTTGTTTATGAGGTGTTAAGATAGTAGATTATCTCTCTGAGCAAAGCCTCGCAGAAGTAGGAAAATCGAACTGCGTAAACATATCGAGTGTTCATTAGTTTTCTACCTTGTTTTTCACCAATGCCTAAAACAATTGGCATTACTCTTAAGCACTACTTCTAGCATTGCTCAATTTACTTGCAATTATTGTTTTCGCTTTTTCATAAGTTTTATTTGGTACCCCTTTTCTTGACAATATTTGCTTGAAATGAAGTTGCCATTTGCCTTCAAGCCTTAAATCTCTCCACCGTTTGCCTCTTGAATATGCTGCCAAATAGCCGGCTTTTGTACCATAAATTTTCTACTTAGTTGCTACCACAATGTActtctatttcaaattcatttgaaTGTTGCCTAGCCTTCAATCAGATATTGATCATTCTTAAATGGTTGTTGTTTCACCTCTTCAAAGTAACTGTAATTTTAGTCCAAATAAATTGTTGATCAACTCAATCTTGCTACTATGTCATACTTCAAATTTTTGCTCTAAGAATCAAACCAATTATCGATTATTACTCTcatatattgttatttgttaaggAGCGTACCTCGCATTTCGGATGAAACAAAGACATCCTGATAACGCAAAGAAAGACATCCCGACGAGCCAATATGCCACGTTACGATGTGGCAACGTGTTCCCCACTAAATTCGGTTttttctcctagttaaactttATTATCTTTTCCCAATCAAACTCTAATAACTCTAGGACATTCTAATCAGATTCGTGACgaattttagcctataaatagggcTTTTAGCAATCTTAGAGAGATTAATTCAACAACATAATTAAAAGAGAGTTTGTGGGAATTTTGATAGAACTTTGTACTTTTTTTGGATTTGGGTTTGTTTGTTTCTCCATCTTTTACTCATCTTTTGGTTTTTGTAGTTTTAGTGAAGTTTTTTTTctcgtggttttttatcttcttcgaaggggtttttccacgtaaatatttgtgtctgatttttctcattttttgttCTTATTCGTTGCATAATTCGAGTTTAACCAAACAAACTGGTATCAAAATTTGGTTTGATTTCCACATTCAACCCGTTCAGAGATGGCAATGAGTTATGATATCGAGAAATTCAATGGGATCACAAATTTCAGTTTGTAGCAAGTTCGAATGACGACAATTCTGTTCAAAAcggtttgaaaaaggttatTACAGGATAAAAGCCTACTGATGTGAATCAGACAAAATGGGGGGAGCTTGATTAGAAGGCAGTGTCAACAATTCAGTTGTGCCTTACGAATAATATATTGCAAGAGATACTTACGGAGAAAACGACAGCAACCTTATAAAGGAAATTGGAAGCCCTTTATATGACAAAGTCTCTCGCAAATCGCTTGGTATTGAAACAACAATTATACACATTCCGTATGACAGAAGGTGAGTATATTAGAGCTCATATCAGTGAATTTGTTACTCTCCTTAATAGCCTGAAGAATGTCGAGGCCAACATAGACAATTAAGAATAAGCTATgtcattgtttttttctttgccccattcatacaaaaatttcagGGAAActctgatttatggcagagagaGACTCATTTGAGGATGTGAAGGGAAACTTATTAAGCAAGGATAAACTCAACAATGAGTTAGGTTCAAAGAACAAATCAAATGGGCAAGCCTCAATTTTGGTTGCTAGAGGAAGACAACAGTCTAAAGATTCGGGTCAAAGAAGATCTAAAGTGAGATCGAAATCAAGAAACCACGACAAGTAATGTGGCTATTGCAAAAAGATGGGTCACATTAAAGTAGAAAGTTGATGTAGTTGAGGATAGAGGTGATGATTTGTTGCTAGTGTCAATGACTAAAAGGTCTAAGTTCACATCCGAGTGGATCTTGGATTCGGGGTGTTCCTACCATATGTGTCTCAACAGGGATTGGTTCTCCACATATAATTCGATTAAAGATGGAGTTGTGTTTATGAGAAATAACTCACCCTGCAAAATAACCAATGTTGATAACATTCAGATTAGGATGCATGATAGGATATTCAAAACATTATAGATGTTAGGCATGTGCCTGATTTAAAAAAGAATCTCCTCTCTTTGGGTATTCTATACTCGAATGGGTGTAAGATCGTTATTGAATCAAATGGCTTAAAAGTATCTCATGGAGCTCTTGTTTTGATGAAAGGACAAAAAGTCGATAGTCTATACATTCTACAAGGTTTAACGGTGTCTGGTTCAGCAATAATTACGGAAGCAAAGGTGAAATCATTTCCACGTCACGACGAGGACTCTCCTGACGTCACGACGACACGAAAAAATTACCTCTTTACGGATTCTAAATCAACTTAGTTGTGGCACATGCGATTCggttatataagaaaaaaatgtatgATCGTTTTGAGCAAAAGAGGTCTTCTCATAGGTACCAGAGCTGGAAAATTAGACTTCTACGAGCATTGCGTTTATGGGAAGCAGACTTAAGTCAGCTTCGGTTTGGCAGTGCACAGGACAAAGGAGGCCCTTGACtatattcattctgatttaTAAGGTACGACTCTAGTTGTCTCCAAAGAAGCTAGCAGATATCTTCTAACTTTTATCGATGACCACTACAGGAAAGTTTGGGCTTATTTCTTGAAACACAAGAATGAAGTTTTCGAGATCTTCAAGTAGTGGAAGACCTTAATAGAAAAGTAGACCGAGAAGCCCGTAAAGCGGTTAAAAACAAATAATGCTCTTGAGTTCTATCTAGCGGAGTTTAATGATTTCTTAAAACGGGAAGGAATTGATCGACATCGCACTGTTGTTGGTACCGTGCAACTTTACTTGAGAAAGCTCGATGCATACTTTCCAACGTAGACTTAAAAAAGGAGTTTTGGGCCAAAGTAGTTAACTTGGCAAGTTATTTGGTGAACTAGTCTCCACTTTGCGCATTAGATTGAAAGGTTCTTGAAGAGATTTGGTTGGGTAATCCTCTTAATTACTTTAACCTTAAAGTATTCAATTGTCTTGCTTATACTTGATTCAGTTAGGGAAAGCTTGAACCAAGAGCTGTGAAGTGTATCTTTCTAGGTTTTGCTATCAAGATAAAAGGCTATAAAATTATGGTGCCCAGAAACAAGTAAGATCATTGTTAGTAGAGATGTTCCGTTAGATCAAACATCAATAATCCTATCAAAAAGGGGGTCACCAGGTCAAAACAACACCAAAAATTCGAGTGTTTCAAGCAAGGTGGAGCTGGAAACAAAACAGACGATGACATCACAACATCACAAAGCTCAACGTTATAACATTAGGATGAACAAGGGCGATGTCTCGATGAGGAGAACTGCCATGTCACGATGTCATGTAAATATCATGAAATCGAcatcttttattgatttgttgatgttaCTAAGCCTTAGGCTGATGATTGGAATAATTATTAGTGCAATATTTTGGATGACTTGAATCTCTTTTTCATCTGTCTCTTTCATTAGTAGCTCATAGctactaatattttatatgatttttccaaatggatgcatgtttggttggttatgtaaatatttgatgcaaatttaattttgatattttaataaacgataacaaaatttaatgatataatcaaatttgtgttgcttataaattttttaataaaactttgGTATTTATATTATACCGAGGAATCAATGGTTGAATTTTTCAGTCtaacaaataaatacaaatatattaattaaactttttattaacCATTTCTATCATTGGTTGTTATCATACCTcgtcaaaaaaattaagaattcataaaattattaaaatttgaggaTGAATTTTGACATTCACTTGTCTAAGTTAATTCTAAAtgtagttttaaatttataaaaaaattaaaattttaaaaatatataaaataaataaatagtagtaagtcacatttttaaataatttttgaaattttggtgtttGATATATTTCAGAACCCGAAAGAATATTTACGTATAAgctaataaatataaaacatgaatTATGACATTCAAAACCATTATcacatgattaaaaattttatgttttacgatttatgttaaacaaatcttttaataataaatcttttattattaaatttatgttttaccAATGTAAAGGCAACCAATAGCATAAATCCCTATAGGGGAGAAACATGAGGAGGACATCTTAGTATGGGGCATGTACCCAACAATGTTTATACCACGAATTTGGGTTATAATTGATTTCTTCTACAATCCTTAGGGATGGGTCCGCATAGGGTTTTTTGGAGGGGACTTTGGAAGGTGAGAACCCTTCCAAAGGTTCGACTTTTTGGGTGGAGATTAGGCCATGGCATTCTCTCAACGGCTAAGAGGTGTGCTATTTTCTCTCAAGGTGCAAATCCTAGGTGTCCTTAGTATAGAGCTCTAAAGGAGGATGCCATGCATGCTCTAAGGGATTACCTTACCTCAAGGGATGCTCTAATTTCATATAGTATTCATAATGACTTGCTCTGATTGTCTTTTTGTAGTGCAATCAACTAGGTCGATAAGGCAATGTGGAAGATGGACAAGAAAGCCTTCAATAGTTTTCTTGTGCTCCTCTGGAAACTGTAGGAGGCTAGGAATATGATCGTTATCTAGGGACAGGATGTTTCCTTGCAAGATGTGGTGTTGAGAGCTAGGTCATTTCATTGTGAGTCTTGGGTGCACAACCTCTTATACGCACTGTTGGTTCCTAGATGTTCAATCGTGGCTCGTTGGTCTTTGCCTTATGAAGATGAGGTCAAAATTATTGTTGATGTAGTAGGGAATGCGAAGATGAGCTTTGCTTATTGTGATGCCGTAGTTCGTGGCCATGAGGGAATGGTGATCGTCAGACTTACTTTCTTAATTGCTGGGGCCTTTGATGCTCATCCAACCGAAGCTCTATCTTTATTTTGCGTTGCTAAGAAGGCCCTTGAGAAGAGTTATTCCAGAGTCATTCTAGAATATGATTGTGCTTTTgttgttaataagttttctaGTGAGCCTTTAGATTTATCTTATTATGGTCGTATTGTTAATGAGGCCCTAGTTTTTTGTAACTCGTTTGGTGTTGTTAGTTTTTCTTTTGCCCACAGGTCAGCCAATCTTGTCGCCCATTATTTAGCACATTGATTGATAGATGGGAATGATGCTTTGGATTTCGGTTTAGATTCTCCAGATTTCATCCATCGATTGTTATAGGATGATATTTCAtagtttaatatgatttttgCCCTTATTGggctttttctttaaaaaaaaggcttaatgacaaatttagcGTTTGcatgttttatcaaaattgcCCTAATTGTATTTTGGAGTCTTTTTTGGGCATcaacctttgttcttttttcaatCTGCTTTTTCTAACAGATTTAATGAAATAACAGGGATgatgtggaatatttttaataagatataatttatcatttaaataactcaataagataattaaatgtggaaaataataaaataaaaaatacattaaattaaaaataactcttaattaaaagaaaataaacataattatctaaaaaattaattcaagagaaaacttttcaataaataaacgtatgaaagattgaaacattttgaaagaaaagaaaatttgaaacattgaatttattcattaaatctttttttttaaacagaTTGAAAAAGAGAACAAAAGTTGATGGCCAAAAAAGGCTCAGAAATATAATTAGAactattttgacaaaacatataAACGTTACTagtcaaatttatcattaagcctagaaaaatgctattaaatttgtttggaACTTAAGCTTGGGCcacaattttatgaattatgtttGGCCTTTTAACTTGTGTAAAACTGTTGTTATCCAAAAACACCCAATGAAATGAATCTCATTTGATTTGTCCGACCCAAGGTTCTTGTCTGCTGTTTACTTCTCTCCGCTCTGATTTTGGCTtaagaaaaaagattaaaacatcgtatgaaaaaataatacaaaatataaagacataaattatctaaaaaatatataataaaaatcattatccttttttttttttttgcttttgaatgaaaaaattgttattaaGTTATCAAAATTATGACATGTTAAAATATACAGTTATATAACCACAAAAGTTAGGTGAGATGTCAATGGTCTCTTTTACTTTCATAAGTGATCGAGAGTTCGATCCTTACTTTGTGTATGAAGCAGCTTTAAAACTAATAACATCGACTCCCTTAATAGGCTTATAGAATAAAAAGGATTAGTTATTGGATTCGCTCCGATACatatattgaaaaatcaaaaaaatatatacaattacatatatttcaaataaactcatttttctttattgtttaatcaaaactcatattttcttttctttgcacCCAGTTCCACTGCCATGGATGCATTACCAAgatatcatataaaattttcttaatcatAGTTCAATCAAGCTTGTTTATGTAAGTCTAtataccttttaaatttaaaagacggattaaattattcatattttaatttagagcaaaatttttactttttaatttatttttaagtctacCATTTTGTTAATATCTTCTCAAATATCTTTTTTTATCTCTTCTAactgtaattaaaataaaactgtctcaaaatttatataacaagaattattaaattatcaaaattacgaacataagaaaaaaaaaaccaagtctCCCCCATAACCCAGATTTTCTTTGTCTTTTCTCgtcttggtttttttttttttttttttgtgagtgCACCCAGTTCCAATTACCTGGATCAGATACCGAAGCATTCAAATGTGAACTTTATTATTAAAGTGCCTAACCCTGTTAATACCACTTCAACAGGGTTGAGCCACCAGTTCTAACACCATGGGGCACACTCATTACACTATATCAGATACGTACTAGCTcaggttttcttttttgtagtTAGTGCCATTTTTTGTGTGTTTCAATCAGTCGCTCCATCATTATCTAccttttttatcttattgtttagCCCACACTTACCATTTTACTACCTCTGATTTGTCATTTCATACACAGAGCGGGAACTAAATCAGCAATCCATCGTTGTGAAAAACAGGCATTGTCTCCTACTTGCTGGTATGTGATTCAGTGAAAGTGTCATCATTAGGCAtgtttttccccctttttttgtGTGCTAAACCCTTATAGAAACCGTACTTGTGACAAGAATTCATGTAGTTTTGACTTCAAAGGATGATTGCTTGAATGAATATGTGCACTGTTTTGAATGCCTACTGTTTGTTAATTTGCATTCAAGGAGAGGACATATCTTTCTTGGAAAGCAGCTTCATATATCATCCTCaagctttctttttttttgtcctttttctttttttattattttcttttgattgaaATAGCCAAGCTTGCTTTCATATACCTTGTctttttgtttaaaaacaatttcattGATCATTGCTTTCAACTTTTCTATATGGACTCTCCACCATGctcaaaagaaaacatatattttttttctccaatGAATCTTATTCTTCTTTGGGTCCCTGAAACCACTCACAAAGTTGAtaacaacacaattcaattgcCAAGTATATGCACACGTATTTTGGCATTCATTGATGCAAATAACACTCAATGATGTATAGGTCATGATCTAGTTACTATAGCTGTATATTATTACTTCCATGATGATTTTAGCGTGTTTAGTTTATGTTACTTTACATGATTTCCATGTTTATGGCGGGATATATGTTAGACACAGAAATCAAATAAGAgtacttcaaaaaaaaataattaaagttaggaaatgattttcaaactgttaattatttatttcttatctcgtattttatttgaatgttatataagaatatttataaatgaaGGTTTCTCCATCAAAATAGCTTTAATAACCCAAGGGTACTTTAACCTGTGAGTGGATTTTCATGGCTCACTGTTTACTGTGAATCAACCGTGGGAACCTCAATGCATTATATTTACTTCAACCGAATAatgaaaacttgaaaagaaatatCTGAAACAGGAAAAAAGCAATATATAGGCTTGTGCTTTCTTGTCTGTCCCTTACTTAATTGTAGGGACAAAGATGCTTTTAATCAATAAGTGAATTCAACTTTCTCTCGATGGATAATTTGCATCTATATTactttagtgttttattttgttggaagtatttatatttaacattAGTAT
This sequence is a window from Gossypium raimondii isolate GPD5lz chromosome 5, ASM2569854v1, whole genome shotgun sequence. Protein-coding genes within it:
- the LOC105766887 gene encoding uncharacterized protein LOC105766887; amino-acid sequence: MGPHRVFWRGLWKVRTLPKVRLFGWRLGHGILSTAKRCSIVARWSLPYEDEVKIIVDVVGNAKMSFAYCDAVVRGHEGMVIVRLTFLIAGAFDAHPTEALSLFCVAKKALEKSYSRVILEYDCAFVVNKFSSEPLDLSYYGRIVNEALVFCNSFGVVSFSFAHRSANLVAHYLAH